One Lacunisphaera limnophila DNA window includes the following coding sequences:
- a CDS encoding LacI family DNA-binding transcriptional regulator: MTAVNQELIAQRLNLSRATVSRSLANHHAISAETRRRVQEMAEKLGYQMSPGRVGRRGKNSRALTIGVLIGIPAEKVEMATFPYILRGIQARAEIEHVTIDVCYQAPADFHPETGRQPVIRNMRQGNWRGTILIYPFAEKAVEAISQRVSTVAVLESYNQPGIDIIDTDDASAMVALVERLAEAGHERIGFLSWHYPIGGHWVARRFSGYVEALFLRGLPFRPEWVLNVDKNSPRLSPTQVADAVAKRVRDDHVTAWVCAADHQAYQLVHDLPLRGLRVPEDVSITGFDGLDPAAGQKRITSMRVPHEQIGSAAVTRLVNRIQHPTAPRRKILVEAELVAGETIAPPVRA, from the coding sequence ATGACGGCCGTCAACCAAGAGCTGATCGCCCAGCGCCTGAATCTCTCTCGCGCCACCGTGTCGCGCAGCCTGGCGAACCACCATGCGATCAGCGCGGAGACGCGCCGCCGCGTGCAGGAGATGGCGGAAAAACTCGGCTACCAAATGTCGCCGGGGCGCGTCGGCCGGCGCGGGAAGAACTCGCGCGCCCTCACCATCGGGGTGCTCATCGGCATCCCCGCGGAGAAGGTCGAGATGGCCACCTTCCCCTACATCCTGCGCGGCATCCAGGCGCGCGCCGAGATCGAGCATGTCACGATCGACGTCTGCTACCAGGCCCCCGCCGACTTCCACCCGGAGACCGGCCGGCAACCTGTGATCCGCAACATGCGCCAGGGCAACTGGCGCGGGACCATCCTCATCTATCCCTTCGCCGAAAAGGCCGTGGAAGCCATCTCGCAGCGCGTCTCGACCGTCGCCGTGCTCGAAAGCTACAACCAGCCGGGCATCGACATCATCGACACCGACGACGCCTCCGCGATGGTCGCCCTCGTCGAACGCCTCGCCGAGGCCGGGCACGAGCGCATCGGCTTTCTGTCCTGGCACTATCCCATCGGGGGGCACTGGGTCGCGCGGCGCTTCAGCGGCTACGTCGAGGCGCTGTTCCTGCGCGGCCTGCCCTTCCGGCCCGAGTGGGTGCTCAACGTGGACAAGAACTCCCCGCGCCTCTCCCCTACCCAGGTGGCCGACGCCGTGGCCAAACGCGTCCGCGACGATCATGTGACCGCGTGGGTCTGCGCCGCCGACCACCAGGCCTACCAGCTCGTCCACGACCTGCCCCTGCGCGGCCTGCGCGTGCCGGAGGATGTCTCGATCACCGGCTTCGACGGCCTCGACCCGGCCGCCGGCCAGAAACGCATCACCTCGATGCGCGTGCCCCACGAGCAGATCGGCTCCGCCGCCGTCACGCGCCTCGTGAACCGCATCCAGCACCCCACCGCTCCCCGGCGGAAGATCCTCGTCGAGGCTGAACTCGTCGCCGGCGAGACCATCGCCCCACCCGTCCGCGCCTGA
- a CDS encoding glycoside hydrolase family 16 protein, whose protein sequence is MTPLLTTLLWHDEFDQPVGTGPDPRKWVHDLGDNGWGNKELQTYTNARENSEVVDDPAASGGRALVLRAVRTPAGGYTSARLKTHGTYAATHGRIEARLKLPQGQGIWPAFWMLGENINEVPWPACGEIDIMELVGHLPGTLYGTLHGPGYSGAHGLTQSLVLPDGAVFAEAYHVFAVDWRPGRIDWLLDGQVYRSLTPADLPAGAPWVFDHARFFLLLNLAVGGAWPGYPDATTQLPQEYRVDYVRVYRLD, encoded by the coding sequence ATGACCCCTTTGCTCACCACCCTCCTTTGGCACGACGAGTTCGACCAGCCCGTCGGCACCGGTCCGGACCCGCGCAAATGGGTGCATGACCTGGGGGACAACGGCTGGGGCAACAAGGAGCTGCAGACCTACACCAACGCACGGGAGAATTCCGAGGTGGTGGATGATCCCGCGGCCAGCGGTGGCCGGGCGCTGGTGCTGCGCGCCGTGCGCACGCCGGCGGGCGGCTACACCTCGGCCCGACTGAAGACCCACGGCACCTATGCCGCCACGCACGGCCGCATCGAGGCGCGGTTGAAGCTGCCGCAGGGGCAGGGGATCTGGCCCGCCTTCTGGATGCTCGGGGAAAACATCAACGAGGTCCCCTGGCCCGCGTGCGGCGAGATCGATATCATGGAACTCGTCGGGCACCTGCCGGGCACGCTGTATGGCACCTTGCACGGGCCCGGCTACTCGGGGGCCCACGGCCTGACCCAGTCGCTCGTGTTGCCGGATGGCGCCGTCTTTGCCGAGGCCTACCACGTCTTCGCGGTCGACTGGCGGCCGGGCCGCATCGACTGGTTGCTCGACGGCCAGGTCTATCGTTCGCTGACCCCGGCCGACCTGCCCGCGGGCGCGCCCTGGGTTTTTGATCACGCGCGGTTTTTCCTGCTGCTCAACCTGGCCGTCGGCGGCGCTTGGCCGGGTTACCCCGACGCCACGACGCAGCTGCCCCAGGAATACCGCGTGGATTACGTGCGCGTATACCGGCTGGACTGA
- a CDS encoding rhamnogalacturonidase, translating to MRRFGATGNGRTLDTVALNATIAAAHAAGGGTVVLPAGDYLCHSIRLQSWITLELRAGATLIAADPPPAGQPGGYDAPEDGPPNHYQDFGHSRFRNSLIWGEHLEGVTIRGPGRIYGRGLSRGNGRIALPAGQVAPQPPGHLPDVLEADGDFPPFPDPLHPGPFGYPHAKDTLPAGVGNKAIALRACRQVTIRDLTILHGGHFAILAAACDQVVIDGVFIDTNRDGIDIDACANVRIAHCSVNSPWDDGICIKSSCGFGGLRPVENVTVSDCYVSGFTEGTLYDGTRERVIRHRGGPIGRIKLGTEASGGFRNIAITNCIFEFCRGLALEQVDGAPMEDVVVSNLTLREVMNAPIFIRVGARLRAPGARMPGTAARIAISNVIAYDVAPEHGIFIAGLPGHPVTDVRLASIQLHGRGGGTRADAARTVPELPAGYPEPMLFGTLPAWGLYVRHAARIQVRDLSLHLLGPDERPAIALDDVSAADLAGIRGPTAGDWTVSPGSTVRAHDCDGRPDAIT from the coding sequence GTGCGCCGCTTCGGCGCCACCGGGAACGGGCGGACGCTGGATACCGTCGCCCTTAACGCCACCATCGCCGCCGCCCACGCCGCGGGCGGCGGCACGGTGGTCCTCCCCGCGGGTGATTACCTGTGCCACTCGATCCGCCTGCAAAGCTGGATCACGCTCGAGCTTCGGGCCGGCGCGACCCTGATCGCCGCCGACCCGCCCCCGGCCGGCCAGCCCGGAGGCTACGACGCCCCCGAGGACGGCCCGCCCAATCACTACCAGGATTTCGGCCACTCGCGCTTTCGCAACAGCCTCATCTGGGGCGAGCACCTGGAAGGCGTGACTATCCGCGGCCCGGGCCGCATCTACGGCCGCGGCCTGAGCCGCGGCAACGGTCGCATCGCTCTGCCCGCGGGGCAGGTCGCGCCCCAGCCGCCCGGGCACCTGCCCGACGTGCTCGAGGCCGACGGCGACTTCCCGCCCTTCCCCGACCCGCTCCACCCCGGTCCCTTCGGGTACCCGCACGCCAAGGACACCCTGCCAGCCGGCGTCGGCAACAAGGCGATCGCGCTGCGCGCGTGCCGCCAGGTCACGATCCGTGACCTGACCATCCTACACGGTGGCCACTTTGCCATCCTCGCCGCCGCCTGCGACCAAGTCGTGATCGACGGGGTCTTCATCGACACCAACCGCGACGGCATCGACATCGACGCCTGCGCGAATGTCCGTATCGCCCATTGCTCGGTCAACTCCCCCTGGGACGACGGCATCTGCATCAAGTCATCCTGCGGCTTCGGCGGGCTGCGTCCCGTCGAGAACGTCACGGTCTCCGACTGCTACGTGAGCGGCTTCACCGAGGGCACGCTTTACGACGGCACCCGCGAGCGCGTGATCCGCCACCGCGGCGGCCCGATCGGGCGCATCAAGCTCGGCACCGAGGCCAGCGGTGGATTCCGCAATATCGCCATCACCAACTGCATCTTTGAATTCTGCCGCGGGCTCGCCTTGGAGCAGGTCGACGGCGCCCCGATGGAGGACGTGGTCGTCTCGAACCTCACCCTCCGCGAGGTGATGAACGCGCCGATTTTCATCCGCGTGGGTGCCCGCCTGCGCGCCCCCGGGGCGCGGATGCCCGGCACCGCCGCGCGCATCGCTATCAGCAACGTCATTGCCTACGACGTCGCCCCGGAACACGGCATCTTCATCGCCGGACTGCCCGGCCACCCCGTCACCGACGTGCGCCTCGCCAGCATTCAGCTGCACGGCCGGGGCGGCGGCACCCGCGCGGATGCCGCCCGCACGGTGCCCGAACTGCCCGCGGGCTACCCCGAGCCGATGCTGTTCGGCACCCTGCCGGCCTGGGGCCTGTACGTGCGACATGCGGCCCGGATCCAGGTGCGCGACCTGTCACTGCACCTGCTGGGCCCCGATGAACGACCCGCGATTGCGCTCGACGACGTGTCCGCGGCCGACCTGGCCGGCATCCGTGGTCCCACCGCCGGCGACTGGACCGTCAGCCCCGGATCCACCGTGCGGGCCCACGACTGCGACGGCCGGCCCGACGCCATCACCTGA
- a CDS encoding MFS transporter codes for MTPPTTARLTFREKFAYGLGDTASNFYFQAFNLFLAYYYTDIFGLPSAAVGTLLFVVPIAVAALNPVVGALSDRTNTRWGKFRPWILWGALPYGVLGCVMFANPDLGVHGKLIYAYLTYTAVLIAYVVINTPYGALMGVMSPSSEDRTSLSSYRFACAFLGALLIGWLVPGLKDFLTPAGGSPADGFRNTMVIFAVLSVGMFIYTFANTKERVVAPPQEKGSLGRDLTDLKSNGPWLVLFFVAFLNLTNTGMRNGAGIYYFKYVVGQESAIGTFNLVGFLCFIGGALATKLFTARWSRRSLMIWLTIINALGIMACYFVDPQNLPLLYALNIIASFAAGPTPAIVWSLYADTADYGEWKFGRRATGLIFSATVFVQKVGLAIGAATIGWLLGYLGFVANGVQTPSVLHGITLLFSLLPGLFALAAGVAIFFYPLDEPQVKEIERDLASRKGGTNPA; via the coding sequence GTGACCCCTCCCACCACCGCCCGCCTCACCTTCCGGGAAAAGTTCGCCTACGGTCTCGGCGACACCGCCTCGAACTTCTATTTCCAGGCGTTCAACCTGTTCCTGGCGTATTACTACACCGACATCTTCGGCCTGCCGTCGGCCGCCGTCGGCACGCTGCTCTTTGTGGTGCCGATCGCCGTCGCCGCGCTCAATCCCGTGGTCGGGGCGCTCTCCGACCGCACGAACACCCGGTGGGGCAAGTTCCGTCCGTGGATCCTGTGGGGCGCGCTGCCGTACGGCGTGCTCGGCTGCGTGATGTTCGCCAACCCCGACCTCGGCGTCCACGGCAAGCTCATCTACGCCTACCTCACCTACACCGCGGTCCTCATCGCCTACGTGGTCATCAACACGCCCTACGGCGCGCTGATGGGCGTGATGTCGCCCTCGTCCGAGGACCGCACCTCGCTTTCCTCCTACCGCTTCGCCTGCGCCTTCCTCGGCGCGTTGCTCATCGGCTGGCTCGTGCCCGGGCTCAAGGATTTCCTCACCCCGGCCGGCGGCTCGCCGGCCGACGGTTTCCGCAACACGATGGTGATCTTCGCCGTGCTGTCCGTGGGCATGTTCATCTACACCTTCGCCAACACCAAGGAGCGCGTCGTCGCCCCGCCCCAGGAAAAGGGCTCCCTCGGCCGCGACCTGACCGACCTGAAGTCCAACGGTCCATGGCTGGTCCTGTTCTTCGTCGCCTTTCTCAACCTGACCAACACCGGCATGCGCAACGGCGCCGGCATCTACTACTTCAAGTACGTCGTCGGGCAGGAGTCGGCCATCGGCACCTTCAACCTGGTCGGGTTTCTCTGCTTCATTGGCGGTGCGCTGGCCACGAAGCTGTTCACCGCCCGCTGGTCGCGCCGCTCGCTCATGATCTGGCTCACGATCATCAACGCCCTCGGCATCATGGCGTGCTACTTCGTGGACCCGCAGAACCTGCCGCTGCTTTACGCGCTCAACATCATCGCCTCCTTCGCCGCCGGCCCGACCCCCGCCATCGTGTGGTCGCTCTACGCCGACACCGCCGACTACGGCGAGTGGAAGTTCGGCCGCCGCGCCACCGGGCTCATCTTCTCCGCCACGGTCTTCGTCCAGAAGGTCGGCCTCGCCATTGGCGCCGCCACCATCGGCTGGCTGCTCGGTTACCTGGGTTTCGTGGCCAACGGCGTGCAGACCCCATCGGTCCTCCACGGCATCACGCTGCTCTTCAGCCTCCTGCCCGGCCTCTTCGCCCTCGCGGCCGGTGTCGCGATCTTCTTCTACCCGCTCGACGAACCCCAGGTGAAGGAGATCGAGCGTGACCTCGCCTCCCGCAAGGGCGGCACCAACCCCGCCTAA
- a CDS encoding TonB-dependent siderophore receptor produces the protein MNHRPRSASFAGFLIGAAALSLWPLAALAQQTTAPSTTEDETVVLSPFTVTSDKDDGYGATNSISASRVNTPIKDIPVPILVITDQFINDIGATTLRDSLSYVSGISLQTQNDLENRGGTFGSAYGPGGVNNPEGVTSNINGVQMKIRGFITNNVLRDGYYRGSPSDSINIERIEVVQGPNALLYGTGNFGGVVNYLTKKPLNEERATASVSYGTNSFMRATIDSTGPISSTVAYRVVGAWEDTETNIDHQSMKHWYISPSLSWRPTRKTEILAQYEYNDAENRGFGFRALRAAQGTGATPINNDQLEATGFYWPPGANKRTHNLGGPDIYNLNQQDNTEVTLTQQIVDESTWMPRVDFLAGYNRSTFNTQTRDANGGIQQVSVGNPGFNLSQTITLTSIDNGLGGSTPSNGNLQYGTFDNEVTRFSWNRNDTGTTRSQVRAELTARKALFEGRWFQLEDQVLAGYTKIANKVSSENWETAPGLYSYKGPLDLTPIRFATQGDGSPAPGLFQNNRDNINKGWDRALYLNNYLKFGKLGGLSDRIILMTGIREDKANNWSTNTQVTIAGVPTTSTSRALESKVKSRQNGVMLKLTNSLSVYALKADGFQPNFGGLHEAMTGAPVGADTAKSKELGLKFDFMDGKISGTISRYKITKNAWISSGFSTPAPLGAPRFDPTKPIIYNLGDANGTGFQPFPGFVSNGQTYTPNAAQQAAWSAAVAAGAVTLVSPINGRAADSGSIYLNASTPQGAAWMDAFFAAAAPGWAGWPYKGNDMNDPGINNATLDDAAFQNGPQQAAIPAISQSEGWDGSFLFTPTKQLQIVLTASIGTQVQLIDKGKWIKYPYPQDRWATWYFPNGGFGLKGQKLNEAYTDPTDTSTRTNTGTFPGDDTPEDRFSIFANYKFEGDLKGWIVGAGGDWQSKRAYFSGVTHGSGQVQTDAAGEVIVLYTPKQWVLNAFVRREWKKDRYNQSVQLNIDNVINDEDLYGTIYAPGLSARLTYTIGY, from the coding sequence ATGAACCACAGACCACGTTCCGCGTCCTTCGCGGGATTCTTGATCGGCGCGGCCGCGCTTTCGCTTTGGCCGCTTGCCGCCTTGGCGCAGCAGACCACGGCCCCCAGCACCACCGAGGACGAGACGGTCGTCCTCTCGCCCTTCACCGTCACGTCCGACAAGGATGACGGATATGGTGCGACCAACTCGATCTCCGCGTCGCGCGTGAACACGCCGATCAAGGACATCCCGGTGCCGATCCTGGTCATCACCGACCAGTTCATCAACGACATCGGCGCCACCACGCTGCGTGATTCCCTCTCCTATGTCTCCGGCATCAGCCTGCAGACCCAGAACGACCTCGAGAACCGCGGCGGCACCTTCGGCAGCGCCTACGGTCCCGGCGGCGTCAACAACCCGGAAGGCGTCACGTCGAACATCAACGGCGTCCAGATGAAGATCCGCGGTTTCATCACCAACAACGTCCTGCGCGACGGCTACTATCGCGGCAGCCCCAGCGACTCGATCAACATCGAGCGCATCGAGGTGGTGCAGGGACCCAACGCCCTGCTCTACGGCACGGGCAACTTCGGCGGCGTGGTGAACTACCTCACCAAGAAGCCGCTGAACGAGGAGCGCGCCACCGCCAGCGTGTCGTACGGCACCAACAGCTTCATGCGCGCGACGATCGACAGCACCGGCCCGATCTCCTCGACGGTGGCCTACCGCGTGGTCGGCGCCTGGGAAGACACCGAGACCAACATCGACCACCAGTCGATGAAGCACTGGTACATCTCGCCCTCGCTCTCGTGGCGCCCGACGCGCAAGACTGAGATCCTGGCGCAGTATGAGTACAACGACGCCGAGAACCGCGGCTTTGGTTTCCGCGCCCTCCGCGCCGCCCAGGGCACCGGCGCCACCCCGATCAACAACGACCAGCTCGAGGCCACCGGCTTCTACTGGCCCCCGGGCGCCAACAAGCGCACGCACAACCTCGGCGGCCCCGACATCTATAATCTCAACCAGCAGGACAACACCGAGGTGACCCTCACCCAGCAGATCGTGGACGAGTCCACCTGGATGCCCCGGGTTGACTTTCTGGCCGGCTACAACCGCTCGACCTTCAACACCCAGACCCGCGACGCCAACGGCGGCATCCAGCAGGTCTCGGTCGGCAACCCGGGCTTCAATCTGTCGCAGACGATCACCCTGACCTCGATCGACAACGGTCTCGGCGGCAGCACGCCCTCCAACGGCAACCTCCAGTACGGCACCTTCGACAACGAGGTCACCCGCTTCTCCTGGAACCGCAACGACACCGGCACGACCCGCTCGCAGGTCCGGGCCGAGCTGACCGCCCGCAAAGCCCTCTTCGAGGGCCGCTGGTTCCAACTCGAGGACCAGGTCCTCGCCGGTTACACCAAGATCGCGAACAAGGTCAGCTCCGAAAACTGGGAGACCGCCCCCGGCCTCTACAGCTACAAGGGGCCGCTCGACCTCACCCCGATCCGCTTCGCCACGCAGGGTGACGGCAGCCCCGCCCCCGGCTTGTTCCAGAACAACCGCGACAACATCAACAAGGGCTGGGACCGCGCGCTCTATCTGAACAACTACCTGAAGTTCGGCAAGCTGGGCGGCCTCTCGGACCGCATCATCCTCATGACCGGCATCCGCGAGGACAAGGCCAACAACTGGTCCACCAACACCCAGGTCACGATCGCCGGGGTGCCGACCACCAGCACCAGCCGCGCCCTCGAGTCCAAGGTCAAGTCCCGCCAGAACGGCGTGATGCTCAAGCTCACGAACTCCCTCTCCGTCTACGCCCTCAAGGCCGACGGCTTCCAGCCGAACTTCGGCGGCCTGCATGAGGCGATGACCGGCGCGCCCGTGGGCGCCGACACGGCGAAGAGCAAGGAGCTCGGCCTGAAGTTCGACTTCATGGACGGCAAGATCTCCGGCACCATCAGCCGCTACAAGATCACGAAGAACGCCTGGATCTCCAGCGGCTTCTCCACCCCGGCCCCGCTGGGCGCCCCGCGCTTCGACCCGACCAAGCCCATCATCTACAACCTCGGTGATGCCAACGGCACGGGCTTCCAGCCCTTCCCGGGCTTTGTCTCCAACGGCCAGACCTACACGCCGAACGCGGCGCAGCAGGCCGCCTGGAGCGCCGCCGTCGCGGCGGGTGCCGTCACGCTCGTCTCGCCGATCAACGGCCGGGCCGCCGACTCCGGCAGCATCTACCTCAACGCCAGCACGCCCCAGGGCGCGGCGTGGATGGACGCCTTCTTCGCCGCCGCCGCCCCCGGCTGGGCCGGCTGGCCCTACAAGGGCAACGACATGAACGATCCCGGCATCAACAACGCCACGCTCGATGACGCCGCCTTCCAGAACGGCCCGCAGCAGGCCGCGATCCCCGCGATCTCGCAGTCCGAGGGCTGGGACGGTTCCTTCCTGTTCACGCCCACCAAGCAGCTCCAGATCGTGCTCACCGCCTCCATCGGCACGCAGGTCCAGCTGATCGACAAGGGCAAGTGGATCAAGTACCCGTACCCGCAGGACCGTTGGGCCACCTGGTACTTCCCGAACGGCGGTTTCGGCCTCAAGGGCCAGAAGCTCAACGAGGCCTATACGGACCCGACCGACACCTCGACCCGCACGAACACCGGCACCTTCCCGGGTGATGACACCCCCGAGGACCGCTTCTCGATCTTCGCCAACTACAAGTTCGAGGGCGACCTCAAGGGCTGGATCGTCGGCGCGGGTGGCGACTGGCAGTCCAAGCGCGCCTACTTCTCCGGCGTCACGCACGGCTCCGGCCAGGTGCAGACCGACGCTGCCGGCGAGGTCATCGTGCTCTACACTCCGAAGCAGTGGGTGCTGAATGCCTTCGTCCGCCGCGAGTGGAAGAAGGACCGTTACAACCAGTCCGTGCAGCTCAACATCGACAACGTCATCAACGACGAGGATCTCTACGGCACGATCTATGCCCCGGGCCTCTCCGCGCGTCTGACGTACACGATCGGTTACTAA
- a CDS encoding glycoside hydrolase family 16 protein → MKFLPALACFLSAFACATAAAPATPAGWNLIWSDEFDTGTQPDPARWDYDVGGQGWGNNELQFYTSARPENARIEAGHLIIEARREKWESRQYTSARLVTKNRGDWSHGRFEIRAKLPLGRGTWPAIWMLPTVWNLGNGGWPDNGEIDIMEHVGYDPGVVHASTHSQKNQWRNKNQRTATIPVPDAGEAFHTYTLEWDAEEIRIFLDDHHYFTSRKEGGDWTSWPFMRPFHLVLNLAVGGDWGGAKGVDETIWPRRMEVDYVRVYQKAAP, encoded by the coding sequence ATGAAATTTCTCCCTGCCCTCGCTTGTTTCCTGTCGGCGTTCGCCTGCGCAACCGCCGCCGCCCCGGCCACCCCTGCGGGCTGGAACCTCATCTGGTCCGACGAGTTCGACACCGGTACGCAGCCCGACCCGGCCCGCTGGGATTACGACGTCGGCGGCCAGGGCTGGGGCAATAACGAGCTGCAGTTCTACACCTCGGCCCGGCCGGAAAATGCCCGCATCGAGGCTGGCCACTTGATTATCGAGGCACGCCGCGAGAAATGGGAAAGCCGGCAATACACCTCGGCCCGTCTCGTCACGAAGAATCGCGGCGACTGGAGCCACGGGCGTTTCGAGATCCGCGCCAAGCTGCCGCTTGGTCGCGGCACGTGGCCCGCCATCTGGATGCTGCCCACGGTCTGGAACCTCGGCAACGGCGGCTGGCCCGACAACGGTGAGATCGATATCATGGAGCATGTCGGCTACGACCCGGGCGTCGTCCACGCCTCCACCCACTCGCAAAAGAACCAGTGGCGGAATAAAAACCAGCGCACGGCCACGATTCCCGTCCCCGACGCCGGCGAGGCTTTCCACACCTACACGCTTGAGTGGGATGCCGAGGAGATCCGCATCTTCCTGGACGACCACCATTATTTCACCTCCCGCAAGGAGGGCGGCGACTGGACCTCCTGGCCTTTCATGCGTCCTTTCCACCTCGTGCTCAACCTGGCGGTCGGCGGCGACTGGGGTGGGGCCAAAGGCGTGGATGAGACCATCTGGCCCCGGCGCATGGAGGTGGACTACGTCCGCGTTTACCAAAAGGCCGCGCCTTGA
- a CDS encoding ADP-ribosylglycohydrolase family protein: MSASGPRPCFRYPLLLLLVALTASAAQAAPRPPADPGLTYQPVKPVPGARVISRAAYREQLQGFWLGQCIANWTGLVTEMDKIGNLGDIRTGPFYTRADWGGPDQPNIWTPGQPSALSPTIDFVFESPGGVWGADDDTDIEYIYQALLHENRTTRLTGEQIRTGWLKHIRVEEENFLWVSNQKAFDLMRAGLVPPATGDPAHNPEFEMIDAQLTTEIFGLYAPGRPDVAVGIARLPIQTTARENAQWIAEFYVRMHALASAADPQLPLGARLRWMADTARREIPADSYTARMYDFVSARHAAGVPWEQARDEVYQRYQVEQADGYAMTAQNKPGNGCFAAGINFASSLISLFYGNGDLVETIKLGTLMGWDSDNPTATWGGLIGFMLGQEGVEQAFGRKFADRFNIHRTRTGFLRDGLDDFPTMALTGVWIVDRAVQEELGGSVDLANDVWLIPAPPAR; the protein is encoded by the coding sequence ATGTCTGCCTCCGGCCCCCGGCCCTGCTTTCGGTATCCTCTCCTGCTCCTGCTGGTCGCGCTGACCGCATCCGCGGCTCAGGCGGCTCCGCGCCCGCCGGCCGATCCCGGGTTGACCTACCAGCCGGTGAAGCCCGTGCCGGGTGCGCGGGTAATCTCCCGCGCCGCCTACCGGGAGCAGCTCCAGGGTTTCTGGCTCGGCCAATGCATCGCCAACTGGACCGGCCTGGTCACCGAGATGGACAAGATCGGCAACCTCGGCGACATCCGCACCGGTCCCTTCTACACGCGGGCCGACTGGGGCGGGCCCGACCAACCCAACATCTGGACCCCCGGACAACCGAGCGCGCTGTCCCCCACCATCGACTTCGTTTTCGAATCGCCCGGCGGCGTCTGGGGCGCGGACGACGACACCGACATCGAATACATCTACCAGGCCCTGCTGCATGAAAACCGGACGACCCGGCTCACCGGGGAGCAGATCCGGACCGGCTGGCTGAAGCACATCCGCGTCGAGGAGGAGAACTTCCTCTGGGTCTCGAACCAAAAGGCCTTTGACCTCATGCGGGCGGGCCTGGTGCCACCGGCAACGGGCGACCCGGCCCACAACCCGGAATTCGAGATGATCGACGCCCAGCTCACCACGGAGATCTTCGGCCTGTACGCGCCCGGCCGGCCCGATGTGGCCGTGGGCATCGCCCGCCTACCGATCCAGACCACCGCCCGGGAAAACGCGCAGTGGATCGCCGAGTTCTATGTGCGCATGCACGCCCTGGCCTCGGCCGCCGACCCGCAACTGCCGCTCGGCGCCCGCCTGCGGTGGATGGCCGACACGGCCCGGCGCGAGATCCCGGCCGATTCCTACACCGCGCGGATGTATGATTTCGTCTCGGCGCGTCATGCCGCCGGCGTGCCTTGGGAGCAGGCTCGTGACGAGGTGTACCAACGCTACCAAGTCGAGCAGGCGGACGGCTACGCCATGACCGCACAAAACAAACCGGGCAACGGGTGCTTCGCCGCCGGCATCAATTTCGCCTCGAGCCTGATCAGCCTTTTCTACGGCAACGGCGACCTCGTGGAGACCATCAAGCTTGGGACCCTGATGGGCTGGGATTCCGACAACCCGACGGCTACCTGGGGCGGCCTGATCGGTTTCATGCTCGGCCAGGAGGGCGTAGAGCAGGCCTTCGGCCGGAAATTCGCGGACCGTTTCAACATCCACCGCACCCGCACGGGTTTCCTCCGCGACGGCCTCGATGACTTCCCGACGATGGCCCTCACCGGCGTATGGATCGTCGACCGCGCCGTGCAGGAGGAACTCGGCGGCTCCGTCGACCTGGCCAACGACGTTTGGCTGATCCCCGCACCCCCCGCACGCTAA